One Leisingera sp. M658 genomic window carries:
- a CDS encoding DMT family transporter, translated as MPIRTLLLTALAPAIWGSSYIVTTSLLPGHSPLVVALLRALPAGLLLLLLVRRLPPLNWLPRLAVLGALNFSLFWVLLFVSAYRLPGGVAATLGAVQPLTVVFLSALLLKSQIRAAAVAAALLSIAGVALLVLTPAAELDTWGVLAGLGGALSMAGGVVLSRKWQPPVPPLTFTAWQLTAGGLMLVPVTLWMVPEIPVFTAANIAGLAYMSLIGGALTYILWFRGLARIEPSQVSLLGVLSPLSAVILGWLLLGETLTPNQMLGALLALFSLWLGQSRLRLRAKRHPAPAE; from the coding sequence ATGCCCATCCGGACCCTTCTGCTGACGGCGCTTGCCCCTGCCATCTGGGGCAGCAGCTATATCGTAACGACATCTCTGCTGCCCGGCCATTCGCCGCTGGTGGTGGCTTTGCTGCGGGCGCTGCCTGCGGGGCTTTTGCTGCTGCTGCTGGTGCGCCGGCTGCCGCCGCTCAACTGGCTGCCGCGCCTGGCGGTGCTGGGAGCGCTGAATTTCTCGCTGTTCTGGGTGCTGCTGTTTGTATCCGCCTACCGCCTGCCGGGCGGCGTTGCCGCGACGCTGGGTGCGGTGCAGCCGCTGACCGTGGTGTTTCTGTCAGCCCTGCTGCTGAAATCGCAGATCCGCGCCGCCGCCGTTGCCGCCGCCCTGCTAAGCATCGCCGGCGTTGCTCTTTTGGTGCTGACCCCTGCGGCCGAACTCGACACATGGGGCGTGCTGGCCGGCCTAGGCGGGGCGCTGTCGATGGCTGGCGGTGTGGTTCTGAGCCGCAAATGGCAGCCGCCTGTGCCGCCGCTCACCTTCACTGCATGGCAGCTGACCGCAGGCGGGCTGATGCTGGTGCCGGTGACGCTGTGGATGGTGCCGGAGATCCCCGTTTTCACCGCCGCCAACATCGCCGGCCTCGCCTATATGAGCCTGATCGGCGGCGCGCTGACTTATATCCTGTGGTTCCGCGGCCTGGCCCGGATCGAACCGTCGCAGGTGTCTTTGCTCGGCGTCCTCAGCCCGCTGTCGGCAGTGATCCTGGGATGGCTGCTGCTGGGTGAGACCCTGACGCCCAACCAGATGCTGGGCGCCCTGCTGGCCCTGTTCAGCCTGTGGCTTGGCCAGTCGCGGCTGCGCTTGCGCGCCAAACGGCACCCAGCCCCGGCAGAGTAA
- a CDS encoding YgdI/YgdR family lipoprotein gives MQTASFLGLLAAGSLFLSGCVSPDVVTTNNVDDASLTCEGIKTQMGQLDEIRAEAKKGKTASGKNVAAALLFWPAVIGNYANANEALDAANKRHEVLVSLAKKKRCKFEAA, from the coding sequence ATGCAAACTGCATCGTTTCTTGGCCTGCTCGCGGCAGGTTCGTTGTTCCTGTCGGGCTGCGTTTCACCGGACGTTGTCACCACAAATAATGTCGATGACGCTTCGCTGACCTGCGAAGGAATCAAGACCCAGATGGGCCAGCTTGATGAAATCCGTGCCGAGGCCAAAAAAGGCAAGACGGCATCTGGAAAGAACGTTGCGGCGGCACTGCTGTTCTGGCCGGCCGTGATTGGGAATTATGCCAACGCAAACGAGGCGCTGGATGCGGCAAACAAACGTCACGAAGTGCTGGTCAGTCTGGCAAAGAAGAAGCGTTGCAAGTTCGAAGCCGCTTGA
- a CDS encoding HAD family phosphatase has product MPKTFPTPKLVIFDCDGVLVDSEPVSNQAMADNLAHHGLDLTLEQAMAHFTGGTMAGVMAKARSLGADLPENWIAEIHAETYARLKEGIPLTQGIPDLLARLDAHGIPACVASNGSEEKMRITLGQNGLWERFHPQAMFSAQSLGVAKPEPGLFLAAASHFGVQARDCLVIEDSGSGVTAAVRAGMRCLGYAPQGGGGRLTALGAEVFNDMAEVPALLSI; this is encoded by the coding sequence TTGCCCAAGACCTTTCCGACCCCGAAACTGGTGATCTTCGACTGCGACGGCGTGCTGGTGGACAGTGAACCGGTCTCGAACCAGGCGATGGCGGACAACCTCGCGCACCACGGGCTGGACCTGACCTTAGAGCAGGCAATGGCGCATTTTACCGGCGGCACCATGGCGGGTGTGATGGCAAAGGCCCGCAGCCTGGGCGCGGACCTTCCGGAAAACTGGATCGCGGAAATCCATGCCGAGACCTATGCCCGGCTGAAAGAAGGCATACCGCTCACACAGGGCATTCCTGATCTGCTGGCAAGGCTTGATGCACATGGCATTCCGGCCTGCGTGGCCTCCAACGGCAGCGAGGAAAAGATGCGCATCACTTTGGGCCAGAACGGGCTGTGGGAGCGGTTCCACCCGCAGGCGATGTTCTCAGCCCAATCCCTGGGTGTGGCCAAGCCGGAACCGGGGTTGTTCCTGGCCGCCGCCAGCCACTTCGGTGTGCAGGCGCGCGATTGCCTGGTGATCGAGGACAGCGGCAGCGGCGTCACCGCCGCGGTGCGCGCGGGCATGCGCTGCCTCGGGTATGCTCCGCAAGGCGGCGGCGGCAGGCTCACCGCGCTGGGGGCTGAAGTGTTCAACGATATGGCAGAGGTACCGGCCCTTTTGTCGATCTGA
- a CDS encoding RNA pyrophosphohydrolase — protein MTPEEIAKLPYRPNVGVMLINAEGAVFVGQRKDRYKDAWQMPQGGIDAGEDPRAAALRELEEETGVVPEVVEIIAESDGWLPYDLPHDVVPKFWGGKFRGQEQKWYLMRFLGRDDQVNIETDHPEFSAWCWQPVAQLVEKIVPFKREVYARVVAEFREYL, from the coding sequence ATGACGCCAGAAGAGATTGCCAAGCTGCCCTACCGCCCGAATGTCGGAGTGATGCTGATCAATGCCGAGGGCGCGGTCTTTGTCGGTCAGCGCAAGGACCGTTACAAGGACGCCTGGCAGATGCCGCAGGGCGGGATTGATGCGGGGGAGGACCCGCGCGCGGCGGCCTTGCGTGAACTGGAAGAGGAAACCGGGGTGGTGCCGGAGGTGGTCGAGATCATCGCCGAAAGCGATGGCTGGCTGCCCTATGACCTGCCGCATGACGTGGTGCCCAAGTTCTGGGGCGGTAAATTCCGAGGGCAGGAACAGAAGTGGTATCTGATGCGGTTTCTGGGGCGCGATGATCAGGTCAATATCGAGACGGATCACCCGGAGTTTTCGGCCTGGTGCTGGCAGCCGGTGGCGCAGCTGGTTGAGAAGATCGTGCCGTTTAAGCGCGAGGTTTATGCGCGGGTGGTAGCTGAGTTCAGGGAGTATTTGTGA
- a CDS encoding mechanosensitive ion channel family protein, with protein MDNIDDLMKTEIYGGKSLADLVTLEFLAQALGNVLAAIAILLAGFIAARWVKRRIVALGDTHAKLDVTLFHFLGNLARYVILAFAVLFVLNTFGVKTTSIVAAIGAAGLAIGLAMQGALSNVAAGVMIILFRPFKLGDFIDVNGETGTVHEMTLNNTVIASLSNLKVIIPNSEVWGNTITNYSAFDTRRAEWTFGVGYGANLATAEQVIRDTIMADSRSHSDPEPFIQVNALNSSSVDFLVRVWVDAAEHFQYQADMKRKVKEALDAAGVDIPFPTRTLVHADPASQEDAASKAA; from the coding sequence ATGGATAACATTGATGACCTGATGAAGACTGAGATTTACGGAGGAAAATCACTGGCAGATCTGGTGACGCTGGAATTTCTGGCGCAGGCCTTGGGCAACGTGCTGGCCGCAATTGCCATTCTTCTGGCGGGCTTCATCGCCGCGCGCTGGGTCAAGCGGCGGATCGTGGCCCTGGGTGATACCCACGCCAAACTCGATGTGACCCTGTTTCATTTCCTCGGCAATCTGGCACGTTATGTCATTCTCGCCTTTGCGGTGCTGTTTGTTCTGAATACCTTTGGCGTCAAGACCACATCGATTGTGGCGGCCATCGGTGCCGCCGGCCTGGCGATCGGCCTGGCCATGCAGGGTGCGCTGTCGAATGTGGCAGCGGGCGTAATGATCATCCTGTTCCGCCCGTTCAAGCTGGGTGACTTCATCGATGTGAACGGCGAAACGGGCACGGTGCATGAAATGACCCTGAACAATACTGTCATCGCCAGCCTCAGCAATCTGAAGGTGATCATCCCCAACTCCGAGGTTTGGGGCAATACCATCACCAATTACTCCGCCTTCGACACCCGCCGGGCAGAGTGGACTTTTGGTGTCGGCTATGGCGCCAATCTGGCCACGGCAGAACAGGTGATCCGCGACACAATCATGGCCGACAGCCGCTCGCACAGCGATCCGGAACCCTTCATTCAGGTCAATGCGCTGAACAGCAGTTCGGTGGATTTTCTGGTGCGTGTCTGGGTCGATGCAGCCGAGCACTTTCAGTATCAGGCCGATATGAAGCGCAAGGTCAAAGAAGCGCTGGATGCTGCCGGGGTCGATATTCCCTTCCCGACCCGCACGCTTGTTCACGCAGACCCTGCCAGCCAGGAAGACGCAGCCAGCAAGGCCGCCTGA
- a CDS encoding MarR family winged helix-turn-helix transcriptional regulator, protein MDHVDYITQQWERERPDLDVTAMGVIGRVARLYLAYQRGMHTTFAEFGLNAAKFDVLATLRRSGDPYTLSPGELLKATMVASGTMTNRIDRLEADGLVKRDVNPEDSRSFLVGLTEEGLALVDRAVTAHVQTQARLLEGLGTQEVETFKALLSKAQAAADS, encoded by the coding sequence ATGGACCATGTGGATTACATTACCCAGCAATGGGAACGGGAGCGGCCGGATCTTGATGTTACGGCCATGGGCGTGATTGGCCGGGTGGCGCGGCTGTACCTGGCGTATCAGCGCGGAATGCACACGACCTTTGCAGAGTTCGGGCTGAATGCGGCCAAATTCGATGTGCTGGCCACGCTGCGCCGTTCGGGAGATCCTTACACATTGTCACCGGGCGAATTGCTGAAGGCAACAATGGTGGCCTCGGGCACGATGACCAACCGGATCGACCGGCTGGAAGCGGACGGGCTGGTCAAGCGCGACGTGAACCCGGAGGACAGCCGCAGTTTTCTGGTGGGGCTGACTGAGGAAGGCCTTGCCTTGGTTGACCGGGCGGTAACCGCGCATGTGCAGACGCAGGCGCGGCTGCTGGAGGGGCTGGGGACACAGGAGGTTGAGACCTTCAAGGCGCTTTTGAGCAAAGCCCAGGCGGCGGCTGACAGCTGA
- a CDS encoding GNAT family N-acetyltransferase, which produces MTTDPRYYALTEATWPPASTRGLGPVTLRDGQGGGSRVSAATVHGTASDAEIAAAEDAMRAMGQDGLFMIRDGETELDAQLAARGYAVKDPVNLWTCPAAHLTDIPVPRVTAFCVWEPLAIQREIWEQGGIGPERLAVMQRVQGPKTGLLARHKDKPAGAGFVAIHNGVAIVHALEILPHQRRCGMGAWMMRQAAFWALENGAGELAVLCTKRNEGANGLYASLGMKCTGQYHYRILQKGH; this is translated from the coding sequence GTGACCACCGATCCCCGTTACTATGCTTTGACCGAGGCGACATGGCCGCCTGCCTCCACCCGCGGCCTGGGCCCCGTGACCCTGCGCGACGGTCAGGGCGGCGGCAGCCGGGTGTCGGCGGCGACGGTACACGGCACTGCCTCGGACGCGGAGATTGCCGCGGCTGAGGACGCAATGCGCGCGATGGGCCAGGACGGCCTGTTCATGATCCGCGACGGCGAGACGGAACTGGACGCGCAGCTGGCGGCGCGCGGCTATGCGGTCAAGGATCCGGTCAACCTGTGGACCTGCCCGGCCGCGCATTTGACGGATATCCCGGTGCCGCGGGTCACCGCCTTTTGCGTCTGGGAACCGCTGGCGATCCAGCGCGAGATCTGGGAGCAGGGCGGCATCGGGCCTGAACGCCTGGCGGTGATGCAGCGGGTACAGGGGCCAAAGACCGGGCTGCTGGCCCGCCACAAGGACAAACCGGCTGGCGCCGGGTTCGTGGCCATTCACAATGGGGTGGCAATAGTCCACGCACTGGAAATCCTGCCGCATCAGCGCCGCTGCGGCATGGGCGCCTGGATGATGCGCCAGGCGGCATTCTGGGCGCTGGAAAACGGTGCCGGCGAGCTGGCGGTTCTGTGCACCAAACGTAACGAGGGCGCCAACGGGCTTTATGCTTCCCTCGGCATGAAATGCACCGGACAGTACCACTACCGGATTTTACAGAAAGGCCATTGA
- a CDS encoding NIPSNAP family protein: protein MLTCIIRYRIDPAKRAQFERYARNWGQAIPRCGADLVGYFAPHEGSSTLAYGIYNVENLAEYEAYRARLAADPLGRENYEFAQKERFLLREDRTWLKLASAPHGAG, encoded by the coding sequence ATGCTGACCTGCATAATCCGTTACCGCATCGACCCTGCCAAGAGGGCGCAGTTCGAACGCTACGCCCGCAACTGGGGGCAGGCGATCCCGCGCTGCGGTGCGGATCTGGTCGGGTATTTTGCGCCGCATGAAGGGTCGTCGACACTGGCTTATGGCATCTACAATGTGGAGAACCTTGCTGAGTATGAAGCTTATCGTGCCCGGCTGGCGGCGGACCCCTTAGGGCGCGAGAACTATGAGTTTGCGCAGAAAGAGCGGTTTTTGCTGCGCGAGGACCGGACCTGGCTGAAACTGGCCTCGGCGCCGCATGGGGCTGGTTGA
- a CDS encoding NADPH-dependent 2,4-dienoyl-CoA reductase, giving the protein MTAYPNMLAPLDLGFTTLKNRVLMGSMHTGLEETGDWNRVAEFYAARARGGVALMVTGGIGPNLEGSVLPGASMMTSAKDVENHRVVTDRVHEAGGKIAMQILHAGRYAYGPKCVGPSPVKSPISPFPPHELDEDGIEKQIADIVNAARLAQEAGYDGVEIMGSEGYFLNQFLVTRTNKRTDRWGGSYENRMRLPIEVVRRTREAVGREFIIIYRLSMIDLVPEGSTHEEVVQLAQEVEKAGATILNTGIGWHEARIPTIATSVPRAAFAWVTRKLMGKVGIPVITSNRINTPEVAEDVLATGCADMVSMARPMLADADFVAKAKGGQADHIAPCIACNQACLDHTFSGKLTSCLVNPRACHETELVIEPAAAAKTVAIVGAGPAGLATAVTAAQRGHQVTLFDRADEIGGQLNMAKQVPGKEEFWGLVDWYRTMVAEAGVTLELGREVSAGDLTGFDEVVVATGVIPRDPAIPGQDKDNVLSYIDVLRHKKPAGQRVAVIGAGGIGFDVSEFLLEEGHSPATDLPAWMKEWGVTDPAEHRAGLAPEGPQPAAPARRVTLLQRKAERHGKRLGKTTGWIHRATLKMKDVEFLGGVNYERIDADGLHVSFGDARENPTLVPADTIVLCSGQVSERSLADDLAEHGITAHVIGGADVAAELDAKRAINQGTRLAAEL; this is encoded by the coding sequence ATGACTGCGTACCCCAACATGCTTGCCCCGCTGGATCTGGGCTTTACCACGCTGAAGAACCGCGTGCTGATGGGCTCGATGCACACCGGGCTGGAGGAAACCGGCGACTGGAATCGCGTTGCCGAATTCTATGCTGCCCGCGCCCGCGGCGGGGTCGCACTGATGGTCACCGGCGGTATCGGCCCGAACCTCGAAGGCTCGGTGCTGCCCGGTGCCTCAATGATGACCTCGGCCAAAGACGTCGAGAACCACCGCGTGGTGACCGACCGCGTGCACGAAGCAGGCGGCAAGATCGCCATGCAGATCCTGCACGCTGGCCGCTATGCCTATGGCCCGAAATGCGTCGGCCCCAGCCCGGTGAAATCGCCGATCTCCCCCTTTCCGCCGCATGAGCTGGACGAGGACGGTATTGAGAAGCAGATCGCCGACATCGTCAACGCCGCCCGCCTGGCGCAGGAGGCAGGCTATGACGGGGTCGAGATCATGGGGTCCGAGGGTTATTTCCTCAATCAGTTCCTGGTCACCCGCACCAACAAGCGGACCGATCGCTGGGGCGGGTCTTATGAGAACCGGATGCGGCTGCCCATCGAAGTGGTGCGCCGCACGCGTGAGGCTGTGGGCCGCGAGTTCATCATCATCTACCGGTTGTCGATGATCGACCTGGTGCCTGAGGGCTCCACCCACGAGGAAGTTGTGCAGCTGGCGCAAGAGGTTGAAAAGGCCGGCGCCACCATCCTCAACACCGGCATCGGCTGGCACGAGGCACGGATTCCGACCATTGCCACCTCGGTTCCCCGTGCCGCCTTTGCCTGGGTTACCAGAAAACTGATGGGCAAAGTTGGCATTCCGGTGATCACCTCCAACCGTATCAACACGCCTGAAGTTGCCGAAGACGTGCTGGCAACGGGCTGCGCCGACATGGTGTCGATGGCGCGGCCGATGCTGGCAGATGCGGATTTCGTGGCCAAGGCCAAGGGTGGTCAGGCCGACCATATCGCCCCCTGCATCGCCTGCAACCAGGCCTGCCTCGACCACACCTTCAGCGGCAAGCTGACGTCCTGCCTGGTCAACCCCCGTGCCTGCCACGAGACCGAGCTGGTGATCGAACCCGCCGCGGCGGCGAAAACGGTGGCCATCGTGGGCGCAGGCCCCGCGGGCCTAGCCACTGCAGTCACCGCCGCCCAGCGCGGCCACCAGGTCACCCTGTTCGACCGGGCAGATGAAATCGGCGGCCAGCTCAACATGGCCAAACAGGTGCCGGGCAAAGAGGAATTCTGGGGCCTGGTCGACTGGTACCGCACCATGGTGGCCGAGGCCGGCGTCACGCTGGAACTGGGCCGCGAAGTTTCCGCCGGGGACCTGACCGGTTTTGACGAGGTCGTTGTCGCCACCGGCGTTATCCCGCGCGATCCGGCCATTCCCGGCCAGGACAAGGACAATGTCCTCAGCTACATCGACGTGCTGCGCCACAAGAAACCGGCCGGACAGCGGGTTGCGGTGATCGGCGCCGGCGGCATCGGCTTTGATGTTTCGGAATTCCTGCTGGAAGAGGGCCACAGCCCCGCCACCGATCTGCCCGCCTGGATGAAGGAATGGGGCGTCACCGACCCGGCAGAGCACCGCGCGGGTCTCGCCCCTGAAGGCCCGCAGCCTGCCGCCCCTGCCCGCCGCGTAACACTCTTGCAGCGCAAGGCGGAACGCCATGGCAAACGGCTGGGCAAGACCACCGGCTGGATTCACCGCGCTACGCTCAAGATGAAGGACGTGGAATTCCTGGGCGGCGTGAACTACGAGCGCATTGATGCGGACGGGCTGCATGTCTCCTTTGGCGACGCGCGCGAAAATCCCACCCTGGTTCCGGCGGACACCATCGTTCTATGCTCCGGCCAGGTCTCCGAACGGTCGCTTGCAGATGATCTGGCAGAGCATGGCATTACTGCACATGTGATCGGCGGTGCCGACGTCGCCGCGGAACTCGATGCCAAGCGCGCCATCAACCAGGGCACGCGGCTGGCGGCGGAACTCTAA
- the map gene encoding type I methionyl aminopeptidase, producing the protein MRSKDGRTTKDGIRIHEAGDFAGMHKAGALAARILDEIAAHVFPGQTTGEIDRRITQMVEDAGAKSATIGYKGYQHASCISVNHVVCHGIPGDKKLKDGDILNIDVTVIVDGWFGDTSRMFVAGKLPRKAERLIQVTHDSLMVGIEAVKPGNTFGDIGHAIQVYAESQRMSVVRDFCGHGLGTVFHAPPNVLHYGRPGTGPVLEEGMFFTIEPMINIGRPETKILADEWTAVTRDKSLSAQFEHSIGVTADGADIFTLSPAGRFHPTYG; encoded by the coding sequence ATGAGATCGAAAGACGGCCGCACAACCAAGGACGGCATCCGCATTCATGAAGCCGGCGACTTTGCCGGCATGCACAAGGCGGGTGCCTTGGCGGCGCGTATTCTGGACGAGATTGCCGCGCATGTGTTTCCGGGCCAGACCACTGGCGAGATCGACCGCCGTATCACACAGATGGTCGAAGATGCCGGCGCCAAATCCGCAACCATCGGTTACAAAGGCTATCAGCACGCCAGCTGCATCTCGGTGAACCATGTGGTTTGCCACGGCATCCCCGGCGACAAGAAGCTGAAGGATGGCGACATCCTGAACATTGACGTGACTGTGATTGTCGACGGCTGGTTCGGCGACACGTCGCGGATGTTTGTGGCCGGTAAGCTGCCGCGCAAGGCCGAGCGTCTGATCCAGGTCACCCATGATTCGCTGATGGTGGGCATCGAGGCGGTGAAGCCCGGCAATACCTTTGGCGACATCGGCCATGCGATCCAGGTCTACGCCGAAAGCCAACGGATGAGCGTGGTGCGCGATTTCTGCGGCCACGGATTGGGCACGGTCTTTCATGCGCCGCCCAACGTGCTGCACTATGGCCGCCCCGGTACCGGCCCGGTGCTGGAAGAGGGCATGTTTTTCACCATTGAACCGATGATCAACATCGGCCGCCCGGAGACCAAGATCCTGGCGGATGAATGGACAGCCGTGACCCGCGACAAGTCGCTGTCAGCGCAGTTTGAGCATTCGATCGGGGTCACTGCAGACGGGGCTGATATTTTCACCCTGTCGCCGGCCGGGAGATTCCACCCGACCTACGGGTAA
- a CDS encoding molybdopterin-binding protein yields MANPTAAMLVIGDEILSGRTRDANMHYLAGELAKHGIDLMEVRIVSDDEAAIIAAVQALAGAYDHVFTSGGIGPTHDDITADCIAKAFDAHLDVRDDARAILQAHYDTQGLELNEARLRMARIPEGAALIENPVSAAPGFTLGNVHVMAGVPLIFQAMVASVLPTLTGGQPMLSQTLRVLRGEGEIAGPLRTLAEAYEDLSVGCYPFQKDGAFGANIVIRGTDGARIDAAMTALAKELEQ; encoded by the coding sequence ATGGCCAATCCAACAGCTGCCATGCTGGTCATCGGGGATGAAATCCTGTCGGGCCGCACCCGCGATGCCAATATGCACTATCTTGCGGGCGAGCTGGCCAAACACGGCATAGACCTGATGGAAGTGCGCATTGTCAGCGATGACGAGGCCGCGATCATAGCCGCAGTGCAGGCGCTGGCCGGGGCATATGACCATGTATTCACCAGCGGTGGCATCGGTCCAACCCATGACGACATCACCGCAGACTGCATCGCCAAGGCGTTTGACGCGCATCTGGACGTCCGCGATGACGCCCGCGCGATCCTGCAGGCGCATTATGACACTCAAGGCTTGGAATTGAACGAGGCCCGCCTGCGGATGGCACGCATTCCGGAGGGCGCCGCGCTGATCGAAAACCCGGTCTCGGCCGCGCCGGGGTTCACCCTTGGCAATGTGCATGTGATGGCCGGTGTACCGCTGATCTTTCAGGCGATGGTGGCCAGCGTATTACCAACCCTGACCGGCGGCCAGCCGATGCTGTCGCAGACCCTGCGGGTACTGCGCGGCGAGGGCGAGATTGCCGGACCGCTGCGCACGCTGGCCGAGGCATATGAGGATCTGTCAGTCGGCTGCTACCCGTTCCAAAAAGACGGTGCCTTTGGCGCCAATATCGTGATCCGCGGCACCGATGGCGCGCGCATTGATGCGGCAATGACAGCATTGGCAAAGGAGCTGGAGCAGTGA
- a CDS encoding adenosine kinase: protein MTKTYQLVGIGNAVVDVIAQCEDSFLAEQGIEKGIMQLIERERCEDLYAAMGNRVLTPGGSVANTIAGAGALGLQAAFIGRVRGDALGQFYADAMNNEGVAFVNPPVTDGEQPTSRSMIFVSPDGERSMNTYLGISSELSSADVPEDAAGKARIMFLEGYLFDKDKGKTAFMEAARKCREGGGRVGLSISDPFCVERHRDSFLSLIGNELDFVIGNQDEICALFETDDLEAAMAKTAAICPLVVCTRSSDGVTVLNDGVRIDVPVEAIVPVDATGAGDQFAAGFLFGMATGRSMEICARMGCICAGEVIRHIGPRPETNVLHLLEEAGLA from the coding sequence ATGACCAAAACCTATCAGCTCGTCGGTATCGGCAACGCCGTCGTCGATGTGATTGCACAATGCGAAGACAGCTTCCTGGCCGAACAGGGCATCGAAAAAGGCATCATGCAGCTGATCGAGCGCGAGCGCTGCGAGGATCTTTATGCTGCGATGGGCAACCGGGTGCTGACCCCGGGCGGCTCGGTCGCCAATACCATTGCCGGCGCAGGCGCGCTGGGGCTGCAGGCCGCCTTTATCGGCCGGGTCCGCGGCGATGCGCTGGGACAATTCTATGCCGATGCGATGAACAACGAAGGCGTCGCCTTTGTGAACCCGCCGGTTACGGATGGCGAGCAGCCGACGTCACGGTCAATGATCTTTGTGTCGCCCGACGGTGAACGCTCAATGAATACGTATCTGGGGATTTCTTCGGAACTGAGTTCGGCGGATGTTCCCGAAGACGCCGCCGGGAAGGCCAGGATCATGTTCCTGGAGGGTTATCTGTTCGACAAGGACAAGGGCAAGACCGCCTTCATGGAAGCGGCCCGCAAATGCCGCGAGGGCGGCGGCCGGGTCGGCCTGTCGATTTCCGACCCGTTCTGCGTTGAACGGCACCGGGACAGCTTCCTGAGTCTGATTGGCAACGAACTGGATTTTGTGATCGGCAACCAGGACGAGATTTGCGCGCTGTTTGAAACCGATGACCTGGAGGCCGCGATGGCCAAGACCGCCGCAATCTGCCCGCTGGTGGTCTGCACCCGGTCCAGCGACGGGGTGACCGTGCTGAATGACGGCGTGCGCATCGACGTCCCGGTCGAAGCCATTGTGCCTGTCGATGCCACCGGCGCGGGCGACCAGTTTGCCGCCGGCTTCCTGTTCGGCATGGCCACTGGCCGCAGCATGGAAATCTGTGCCCGGATGGGCTGCATCTGTGCAGGCGAAGTGATCCGCCATATCGGCCCGCGCCCGGAAACCAATGTTCTGCACCTGCTGGAAGAAGCCGGACTGGCCTGA
- the sfsA gene encoding DNA/RNA nuclease SfsA, which yields MRFETPLIPAVLIRRYKRFLADCRLEDGREVTAHCANPGSMMGLAEPGMKIWLEPNDDPKKKLKYGWRLVEHADGHFTGVDTSVPNRALRAALEAGEISELAAYKTVRPEVKYGEKSRVDFLLQQDGLPDCYVEVKSVTLSREPGLAEFPDSVTARGTKHLGELANMAAQGHRAVMLYLVQRTDCDRFQLAADIDPAYAAAFARAYSAGVERLVLGTRITPQGVEAGAPVAAAH from the coding sequence ATGCGCTTTGAAACCCCTCTGATCCCCGCCGTGCTGATCCGCCGCTACAAACGGTTCCTTGCCGATTGCCGGCTGGAGGACGGGCGCGAGGTTACCGCCCATTGCGCCAATCCCGGCAGCATGATGGGGCTGGCGGAGCCGGGCATGAAGATCTGGCTGGAGCCGAACGACGACCCGAAGAAAAAGCTGAAATACGGCTGGCGGCTGGTTGAGCACGCGGACGGGCATTTCACCGGCGTTGATACTTCGGTTCCGAACCGCGCCCTGCGGGCTGCGCTGGAAGCCGGAGAAATCAGCGAACTGGCCGCCTACAAGACCGTGCGCCCCGAGGTGAAATACGGCGAGAAGAGCCGCGTCGACTTTCTGTTGCAGCAAGACGGTCTGCCGGATTGCTATGTCGAAGTGAAAAGCGTGACGCTGTCGCGGGAACCGGGCCTGGCGGAATTCCCGGACAGCGTCACCGCCCGCGGCACAAAACACCTTGGCGAATTGGCCAATATGGCGGCCCAGGGCCACCGGGCTGTGATGCTGTATCTGGTGCAGCGCACCGACTGCGACCGGTTTCAACTGGCTGCAGATATTGACCCGGCCTATGCCGCCGCCTTTGCCCGCGCCTATTCGGCCGGGGTGGAGCGGCTGGTGCTGGGCACCAGGATCACGCCGCAGGGGGTCGAGGCCGGCGCGCCGGTCGCCGCTGCACATTAG